A region of Esox lucius isolate fEsoLuc1 chromosome 3, fEsoLuc1.pri, whole genome shotgun sequence DNA encodes the following proteins:
- the gadd45aa gene encoding growth arrest and DNA-damage-inducible, alpha, a, which yields MCKMTFEELSGDYSAERMDTVAKALEEVLSSALPQGCITVGVYEAAKSLNVDPDNVVLCILATDEDDVKDVALQIHFTLIQAFCCENDINILRVNNTRRLAEILDGGGKQGGEPMDLHCVLVTSPQSSSWKDPALSKVNRFCRESRCMDQWVPIINLPER from the exons ATGTGCAAGATGACATTTGAGGAACTAAGCGGGGATTATTCTGCAGAAAG GATGGATACGGTTGCAAAAGCCTTGGAAGAGGTTCTCTCGTCGGCTTTACCCCAAGGATGCATAACAGTCGGGGTCTACGAAGCAGCGAAATCATTGAATGT TGATCCAGATAATGTCGTTCTGTGCATCCTGGCTACAGACGAAGATGATGTGAAGGACGTGGCCCTTCAGATCCACTTCACCCTGATCCAGGCGTTCTGCTGTGAAAATGACATCAACATCCTGCGAGTTAATAACACCAGGCGTCTGGCAGAGATACTTGACGGGGGTGGAAAACAAGGGGGCGAGCCCATGGACCTGCACTGTGTGCTAGTCACC AGCCCACAATCCTCATCCTGGAAAGACCCTGCCCTAAGCAAGGTCAACCGTTTCTGCAGGGAGAGCCGGTGTATGGACCAATGGGTACCGATCATCAATCTCCCAGAGCGATGA